In a single window of the Acetivibrio clariflavus DSM 19732 genome:
- a CDS encoding carbohydrate-binding protein has product MAKTKQLYADNGVELSKSTISVGDEVTLFYSGLLAKSGADSVYAHIGYGDNWEHKEFIPMEKVADVFRATIKVNHPDKLNIAFKDSIDNWDNNSYQNYSFNVSTKSSKSSASKTKKTSAKAKSSTAKSEEVKEKAETKTAKTKTASAKSTTKSTAKKSSAAEKTTTSKKSKAAKK; this is encoded by the coding sequence TTGGCAAAGACTAAGCAATTGTATGCAGATAACGGAGTCGAACTATCAAAATCTACAATCAGTGTCGGGGATGAGGTTACACTCTTTTATAGCGGTTTGCTTGCAAAAAGCGGTGCAGATTCTGTATATGCCCATATAGGCTATGGAGACAATTGGGAACATAAAGAGTTTATCCCTATGGAAAAGGTAGCAGATGTATTCAGAGCAACAATTAAAGTAAACCATCCCGATAAACTGAATATTGCGTTTAAGGATAGTATAGATAACTGGGACAACAATTCATACCAGAACTATTCCTTTAATGTATCAACAAAGTCTTCAAAGTCAAGTGCTTCAAAAACAAAGAAAACTTCTGCCAAAGCCAAGTCCAGTACGGCAAAATCGGAAGAAGTAAAGGAAAAGGCGGAAACAAAGACTGCAAAAACTAAAACCGCATCAGCTAAGAGTACGACAAAATCAACAGCTAAAAAATCATCGGCAGCTGAAAAGACAACAACGTCAAAGAAGAGCAAAGCAGCAAAAAAATAG
- a CDS encoding YetF domain-containing protein: protein MLVVFARTLILFTLVVVTMRIMGKRQIGELQPFELAVAILISELAAVPMQNTGIPLVNGIIPILTLLIAQMSLSLISLKSVKARGIICGKPSILIANGKIQEDELRKEMFTLNDLLEQLRINNTPNIADVEFAILETNGQLSVIPKSQKRTVTAEDLNISTNYEGLPLALIIDGSVNYQNLQKANLDLPWLLNEIRKFGAEKPEDVLFASLDTQGNLYCQTKSSKRGK from the coding sequence GTGCTTGTAGTTTTTGCCAGGACCCTAATTTTATTCACACTTGTAGTTGTCACCATGAGAATAATGGGAAAAAGACAGATTGGTGAACTGCAGCCTTTTGAACTTGCTGTCGCCATCCTTATATCGGAATTGGCAGCAGTTCCAATGCAAAATACAGGTATTCCTCTGGTAAACGGAATAATCCCAATACTTACTTTATTAATAGCACAAATGAGTTTATCTCTCATCTCCTTAAAAAGTGTAAAAGCCAGGGGAATTATATGCGGAAAACCAAGTATTCTTATAGCCAACGGTAAAATACAGGAAGATGAACTCAGAAAAGAAATGTTTACATTGAATGACTTATTGGAACAATTAAGAATCAACAATACCCCAAATATAGCCGACGTAGAATTTGCAATACTTGAAACCAACGGACAGCTTAGTGTAATCCCTAAATCCCAAAAAAGAACTGTAACTGCTGAAGATCTAAATATAAGCACAAACTATGAGGGGTTACCTCTTGCTCTTATTATTGACGGAAGTGTAAATTACCAGAACCTGCAAAAAGCCAATTTGGATCTTCCATGGCTTTTAAACGAGATTAGGAAATTCGGTGCGGAAAAGCCTGAAGATGTTCTTTTTGCATCGTTAGATACTCAAGGCAATCTATACTGTCAGACAAAATCTTCAAAAAGGGGGAAGTAA
- a CDS encoding DUF4363 family protein, with product MHTAKILTTITAISVFIIGTSTYANRILKNDVHSLEEKINHVQVSTKNEDWNTAESGLTSILEEWPKVEGKWSILLDHAEIDNIEDALIKVAEYIKAKDSSSALAELASLKNFIGHIPKKEAFSIKNIF from the coding sequence TTGCACACAGCTAAAATTCTCACAACTATAACAGCTATATCCGTATTTATCATAGGCACATCGACCTATGCAAACCGAATATTGAAAAACGATGTCCATAGCCTTGAAGAAAAAATAAACCATGTTCAAGTCAGTACGAAAAATGAAGATTGGAACACGGCCGAAAGCGGACTTACTTCTATTTTGGAAGAATGGCCCAAAGTAGAAGGCAAATGGTCAATTCTGCTTGATCATGCAGAAATAGACAATATTGAAGATGCATTAATAAAGGTGGCCGAATATATAAAAGCCAAGGATTCATCCTCAGCCCTTGCAGAACTGGCATCCTTGAAGAACTTTATCGGTCACATACCCAAAAAGGAAGCCTTCAGTATCAAAAATATTTTCTAA
- a CDS encoding response regulator transcription factor yields MFSIMIVDDDPLICEWLTTQINWSPMGFEVVCIANNGIEALQKLNEYNPDVVISDINMPKMDGIELLNCIKEYDNGPLVILLSNEDDYPNVKQGILLGAFGYVLKPIDKDNLKESMKKVFDELLKRKQEQEKDQKISEKIELFRERLLYDILRGKEYPFQKFDDLVLEYGLKLRRDMMVQVAIVEIGNFDDKSKELVKSGKFDELTEKVRKEIIKMVDGFSDIICEIGDMDIGILSVIIQPARNIGITEFEEISYSFFSKLLEKIKLDMNVRVTIGVGEIQKRLKEISLSYMGAKAALRHKYILGGNRVIHIKEFEFDRQQKLLYPAEREKLLADYIMAADERVFQTINNLFNEISIGSQGVLNRIAFAANQLVYNISRYIDSQYSYIKKLYDFSKFTDVDFTKFKSEEEIKEHFIYLVKDMVEVVKMYKPGNGNPIIKKACDYVLEHIDEDITLLTISNKLNLSKNYFCSLFKQETGYNFLEYVTKVKMEWAKRLLKDGNCKTYEVSDMLGYRESSYFSRLFRKYTSYSPAEYKKLFKNDSNDTKELKCN; encoded by the coding sequence TTGTTTAGCATCATGATTGTTGATGATGACCCGTTAATCTGTGAATGGCTTACAACCCAAATAAACTGGAGTCCTATGGGATTTGAGGTTGTATGTATTGCTAATAATGGAATAGAAGCATTGCAGAAGCTTAACGAATATAATCCCGATGTTGTTATATCGGATATAAATATGCCTAAAATGGATGGAATAGAGCTATTGAACTGTATTAAGGAATATGACAACGGACCGTTGGTGATTTTATTAAGCAATGAAGACGATTATCCTAATGTTAAGCAGGGAATTTTGCTGGGCGCTTTTGGCTATGTTCTGAAACCAATAGATAAAGATAATTTAAAAGAGTCAATGAAAAAAGTATTTGACGAATTGTTGAAAAGAAAGCAGGAACAGGAGAAAGATCAAAAAATCAGTGAGAAAATTGAACTTTTCAGAGAAAGACTTCTCTATGATATTTTGAGAGGAAAAGAATATCCTTTTCAAAAGTTTGATGATTTAGTTTTGGAGTATGGACTGAAACTGCGCAGAGATATGATGGTTCAGGTAGCAATTGTTGAAATAGGCAATTTTGACGATAAATCAAAGGAATTGGTTAAGAGCGGAAAGTTTGACGAGCTGACCGAAAAAGTCCGTAAAGAAATAATTAAGATGGTTGATGGTTTTAGTGATATCATTTGTGAAATTGGGGATATGGATATTGGAATATTGAGTGTGATTATTCAGCCTGCCAGAAATATTGGAATTACAGAGTTTGAAGAGATATCTTATTCTTTTTTTTCTAAGCTTCTGGAAAAAATCAAGTTGGATATGAATGTCAGGGTAACCATTGGAGTTGGGGAAATTCAGAAGAGATTAAAGGAAATAAGTTTAAGTTATATGGGGGCTAAAGCAGCTTTACGGCATAAGTATATATTAGGCGGCAACCGCGTTATTCACATAAAAGAATTTGAGTTTGACAGGCAGCAAAAACTGTTATATCCTGCCGAGCGTGAAAAGCTTTTGGCCGATTATATAATGGCTGCCGATGAAAGAGTTTTTCAAACCATTAATAATTTGTTCAATGAAATTAGCATAGGATCCCAGGGGGTCTTGAACAGAATAGCATTTGCCGCCAATCAGTTGGTGTATAATATATCTCGTTACATTGATTCTCAATATAGCTATATTAAAAAGCTATACGATTTCAGTAAGTTTACTGATGTGGATTTTACAAAATTCAAGTCGGAAGAGGAAATTAAGGAGCACTTTATATATTTGGTAAAGGATATGGTTGAAGTAGTGAAAATGTACAAGCCCGGGAACGGAAATCCTATAATTAAAAAGGCTTGTGATTATGTGCTTGAACATATTGACGAAGATATTACCCTGTTGACTATTTCCAATAAATTAAATTTGAGCAAAAATTATTTCTGTTCTCTCTTTAAGCAGGAGACAGGCTATAATTTCCTTGAATATGTGACTAAAGTAAAAATGGAATGGGCCAAAAGATTGCTTAAAGACGGTAACTGCAAAACTTATGAAGTGAGTGACATGCTGGGTTATCGAGAATCTAGTTATTTCAGCAGATTGTTCAGAAAATATACAAGTTACAGTCCGGCGGAGTATAAGAAACTGTTTAAAAATGATTCCAATGACACAAAAGAGTTAAAATGTAATTGA
- a CDS encoding glucose-1-phosphate adenylyltransferase, translating into MQNKEIIALLLAGGQGSRLGILTKNIAKPAVSYGGKYRIIDFSLSNCINSDIDTVGVLTQYQPLELNAHIGIGKPWDMDRIDGGVTILSPYLKSEMGEWYKGTANAVFQNIHYVDKHSPKYVVILSGDHIYKMDYSKMLDFHKANNADATISVINVPIEDASRYGIMNTYENGRIYEFEEKPAHPKSTLASMGVYIFTWEVLKDYLIRDDQNPQSDHDFGKNIIPMMLNEGKSMWAYRFNGYWRDVGTIQAYWESNMDLIKRVPELNLFDPAWKIFTPNPVKPAHYIGPEGSVKRAIISEGCMIYGKVKNSVIFPGAYISEGAVIEDSIIMSDSYVGRDTYISHSILGEKVKVGDRVKMGLGENIPNELKPSIYCSGITVVGDKACIPDDCVIGKNVVIDVGITEDEFYSLNIESGKSVLKGGEGE; encoded by the coding sequence ATGCAGAACAAAGAGATTATTGCCTTACTATTGGCAGGAGGTCAAGGCAGCAGACTGGGAATTCTGACTAAAAACATAGCAAAACCCGCAGTTTCTTATGGCGGAAAATACAGAATAATTGATTTTTCATTGAGTAATTGCATAAACTCTGATATCGATACTGTAGGTGTGCTTACGCAATACCAACCGTTGGAGCTGAACGCGCATATAGGAATTGGCAAACCATGGGATATGGACAGAATTGATGGCGGTGTAACGATACTTTCCCCCTATCTCAAATCTGAAATGGGAGAATGGTATAAAGGAACTGCAAATGCAGTTTTTCAAAATATTCATTATGTTGACAAGCATTCACCGAAGTATGTTGTAATATTGTCGGGAGACCACATTTACAAGATGGACTATTCAAAAATGCTCGATTTTCATAAGGCTAATAATGCCGATGCTACAATTTCTGTTATCAATGTTCCCATAGAAGATGCTTCAAGATACGGTATCATGAATACTTATGAGAACGGCAGAATTTACGAGTTTGAAGAGAAACCTGCCCATCCGAAAAGTACACTTGCTTCAATGGGAGTATATATTTTCACTTGGGAAGTTTTAAAGGATTATCTGATAAGGGATGATCAAAATCCGCAGTCAGACCATGATTTCGGTAAAAACATTATTCCGATGATGCTGAATGAAGGCAAAAGTATGTGGGCTTACAGATTCAATGGTTACTGGCGTGATGTCGGGACAATTCAAGCATATTGGGAATCTAATATGGATCTGATTAAGAGGGTGCCGGAGCTGAACCTTTTCGATCCTGCCTGGAAGATATTTACTCCTAACCCGGTAAAACCAGCACACTATATAGGGCCTGAGGGAAGTGTCAAAAGAGCAATCATTTCAGAAGGCTGCATGATTTACGGGAAAGTAAAAAATTCTGTTATATTTCCTGGTGCATATATATCTGAGGGTGCAGTTATTGAAGACTCTATAATAATGTCCGATTCTTACGTCGGAAGAGATACTTACATTAGCCATTCCATTTTAGGTGAAAAAGTAAAAGTGGGCGATAGAGTAAAAATGGGCTTGGGAGAGAATATCCCCAACGAATTGAAGCCTTCCATTTATTGTTCGGGAATAACTGTTGTAGGAGACAAAGCTTGTATACCTGATGATTGTGTCATAGGTAAAAATGTAGTAATAGATGTGGGCATTACCGAGGATGAGTTTTACTCATTAAATATTGAATCGGGAAAAAGTGTTTTGAAAGGTGGAGAAGGTGAATGA
- a CDS encoding class I SAM-dependent methyltransferase, whose protein sequence is MNKQSLNKLTLFLTGLENRIEENREYFKKIDLVFKSGTKEFPGSVVLFGDKLKLSYSGNSEIIERNWLALRLSKLCQNYDSLYLTYEERGTTIYIEADDRNVKMKTNENKIEEVLSNHNDMPQISNRDYYIKVGQANDLLREIGILASNGKIKNDMIRKYNQIDHFVELIDDMLKELLKEHESITVLDCGCGKSYLTFVLNYYIREVLKRPCHFIGIDNSATVIEASKKIAANLGYHNMEFKLTDINSYRAQRDIHLVISLHACNTATDQAIAFAVNNNVKSVVVVPCCQQEILSQYSYPPFEQIIKHGILKARMADIITDGIRALILEAMGYKVSVVEYVSPIDTPKNLMIRAVKANPPNPAMLNKYKELKKILNIDPTLEKLIFQY, encoded by the coding sequence ATGAACAAGCAAAGTTTAAATAAGCTTACATTGTTTTTGACAGGGCTTGAAAACAGAATTGAAGAAAACAGGGAATATTTTAAGAAAATTGACCTGGTTTTCAAGTCGGGAACTAAAGAGTTTCCAGGAAGTGTAGTACTTTTTGGTGACAAGTTGAAATTAAGCTACAGCGGGAACTCCGAAATCATTGAAAGAAACTGGCTGGCCCTTAGATTGTCAAAACTTTGCCAAAACTACGACAGCTTATATCTTACATATGAAGAAAGAGGAACCACTATATATATAGAAGCCGATGACAGAAATGTCAAAATGAAAACCAATGAAAATAAGATTGAAGAAGTTCTAAGCAATCACAACGACATGCCTCAGATATCTAACCGGGACTATTATATAAAAGTAGGCCAGGCCAATGATTTACTAAGAGAAATAGGTATTTTGGCATCAAACGGTAAAATTAAAAACGATATGATACGCAAGTATAACCAGATTGACCATTTTGTCGAATTAATCGATGATATGCTGAAAGAACTTCTTAAGGAACATGAATCGATAACTGTTTTGGATTGCGGATGCGGAAAGTCCTATCTCACTTTTGTACTGAACTATTATATCAGGGAAGTATTGAAAAGACCCTGCCACTTTATAGGAATTGATAACTCAGCTACAGTTATAGAAGCTTCCAAAAAGATAGCAGCAAATCTTGGCTACCACAATATGGAGTTTAAACTTACCGATATAAACAGTTACAGAGCTCAGAGGGATATACATTTGGTCATAAGTCTGCATGCGTGCAATACTGCTACAGACCAGGCAATAGCTTTTGCTGTGAACAATAATGTAAAGTCTGTAGTTGTGGTGCCTTGCTGCCAGCAGGAAATATTGAGCCAGTACTCATATCCACCCTTTGAGCAAATAATAAAGCATGGAATTTTAAAGGCGAGGATGGCAGATATAATTACCGACGGAATCAGAGCACTCATATTGGAAGCTATGGGCTATAAAGTATCGGTTGTGGAATATGTTTCACCGATCGACACTCCCAAAAACCTTATGATAAGAGCCGTTAAAGCAAATCCGCCGAATCCGGCAATGCTGAATAAATATAAAGAATTGAAAAAAATATTAAATATTGATCCAACTTTGGAAAAACTTATTTTCCAATATTGA
- a CDS encoding pseudouridine synthase: protein MRETQRVDKILSNLGFGTRKQIKQLIRNGEVKVDGQVINDSGMHIDPKKSQIEISGQRLKYRQFIYIMMNKPAGVISATFDNRHKTVIDILPDEYKCFNLFPVGRLDIDTEGLLLLTNDGQLAHELLSPKKHVPKKYFAFIEGSVSQDDVKKFEEGITLDDGYKTLPAELYILDSGVNSSVDVVIYEGKFHQIKRMFEAVGKKVKFLKRIAMGSLVLDKELAPGECRELTEEELSNLISEVKGKNTDKLN, encoded by the coding sequence ATGAGAGAGACGCAAAGGGTGGACAAGATATTATCCAATTTGGGTTTTGGTACAAGAAAACAGATAAAACAGTTAATAAGGAACGGAGAAGTAAAAGTTGACGGTCAAGTAATAAATGACAGCGGAATGCATATAGATCCAAAGAAAAGCCAGATAGAAATATCGGGCCAGAGGCTTAAATACAGGCAGTTTATCTATATTATGATGAATAAGCCGGCAGGAGTGATTTCGGCTACTTTTGACAACAGGCACAAAACTGTAATTGATATTTTGCCGGATGAATACAAGTGTTTTAACCTGTTTCCCGTCGGAAGGCTTGATATAGATACCGAGGGACTTTTACTTTTGACTAATGACGGCCAACTGGCCCATGAGCTCTTATCACCGAAAAAACATGTGCCAAAAAAATATTTTGCTTTTATAGAAGGGTCAGTTTCGCAGGACGATGTCAAAAAGTTTGAAGAGGGAATAACTTTGGATGATGGTTATAAAACCCTTCCTGCCGAACTTTACATATTGGACAGTGGTGTTAATTCAAGCGTTGATGTGGTAATATATGAAGGCAAGTTCCATCAGATTAAAAGGATGTTTGAAGCTGTCGGCAAGAAAGTTAAGTTTTTAAAGAGAATTGCCATGGGAAGTCTGGTGCTTGACAAAGAACTTGCTCCGGGTGAATGCCGTGAATTGACCGAGGAAGAGCTTTCAAATCTGATCAGTGAAGTAAAAGGTAAAAATACAGACAAATTGAATTAA
- the glgD gene encoding glucose-1-phosphate adenylyltransferase subunit GlgD yields the protein MKSTMGIILTGGKNNRLKELAETRSSTAVPVAGKYRMIDFALSNMVNSGITNVGVLTQYSFRSLMDHLGSGKEWDLDRRNDGLFIFPPSLTGENSGWYQGSADAMFHNITFLKRSFEEYVVIAMGNCVYNMRFDGMLEYHLQKNADITIAYRDMSDFPPEELVYMGSVNVDEDGRIIDFQEKHNDPKYITCSMGIYLMRRELLIELLDECASHGKYDFVKDILIKKLETLKIYGYKFSGYWRNISTINAYYRLNMEMLKPEVRKELFEGEGKIYTKVKDEAPAKYNEEAEVTNSIVGDGCIIEGKVENSVLFRGVTIKKGVHVKNCIIMQGTVLNEDVKIEHTILDKGVVLSRGIHLKGTEKFPIIVAKNVTV from the coding sequence ATGAAAAGCACAATGGGGATAATTCTGACAGGAGGAAAAAACAACAGACTTAAAGAGCTTGCAGAAACGCGTTCAAGTACTGCTGTACCGGTAGCGGGAAAGTACAGGATGATTGATTTCGCACTTTCAAACATGGTTAATTCAGGAATTACCAATGTAGGGGTTCTTACTCAGTATAGTTTCCGCTCACTGATGGACCACCTGGGTTCGGGAAAAGAGTGGGATTTGGATAGAAGAAATGACGGACTTTTTATTTTTCCTCCATCTTTGACGGGTGAAAATTCAGGATGGTATCAGGGAAGCGCCGATGCCATGTTTCACAATATTACCTTCCTTAAGCGTAGTTTTGAGGAATACGTGGTAATAGCAATGGGCAACTGTGTTTACAACATGCGCTTTGATGGCATGCTGGAGTATCACTTGCAAAAGAATGCGGATATAACAATTGCATACAGGGATATGAGCGATTTTCCACCGGAAGAATTGGTCTACATGGGCTCGGTGAATGTGGACGAGGACGGAAGAATTATCGATTTTCAGGAGAAGCATAACGATCCAAAGTATATAACCTGCTCCATGGGAATTTACTTGATGAGACGTGAACTTTTGATTGAACTTCTGGATGAGTGTGCCTCCCATGGAAAGTATGATTTTGTTAAGGACATACTTATTAAGAAACTGGAGACCTTAAAAATATACGGATATAAATTTAGCGGTTACTGGAGAAATATCAGCACAATAAATGCCTACTACAGGCTAAACATGGAAATGCTGAAGCCTGAAGTCCGGAAAGAGCTTTTTGAAGGAGAAGGAAAGATTTATACAAAGGTTAAGGATGAGGCACCTGCCAAATACAATGAGGAAGCCGAGGTGACCAATTCCATTGTAGGTGATGGATGCATAATTGAAGGAAAGGTGGAAAACTCGGTACTTTTCAGAGGAGTAACTATCAAAAAAGGTGTGCATGTTAAGAACTGCATTATTATGCAGGGAACAGTTTTGAATGAAGATGTTAAGATTGAGCATACCATACTTGACAAGGGAGTAGTGTTATCGAGAGGAATACATCTGAAAGGAACTGAAAAATTCCCGATAATAGTTGCAAAAAATGTTACAGTGTAG
- a CDS encoding sodium:calcium antiporter codes for MGANISRMLFSLMIILISCEFFTNGIEWLGKKLRVGEGVVGSLLSAVGTCLPETMIPVIAILFFREKKLEDIGIGAIVGAPFMLTTLAFFITGLSVLIFWSKRKKGLVMNINSEILCRDMSFFITSYTLGILAAFIGIKALKDIIALSLIAMYAYYVYLTVKQDKVYHTPLDKLYISKIFHVKTRFRVVMLQVFLALLGIVVGAHIFVIKIEAISALLGIPAIILSLVITPIATELPEKFNSIIWVRKSRDALAMGNITGAMVFQSCIPVSIGILATDWRLDFNGVVSALIAVLSASIVYFWIENKKSLNPIPLIMGGFFYLIFIILLSGHI; via the coding sequence ATGGGGGCAAATATTTCAAGAATGCTTTTTAGCCTAATGATAATACTCATTAGCTGTGAATTCTTTACCAATGGCATAGAGTGGCTGGGGAAAAAATTAAGAGTAGGGGAAGGAGTGGTGGGAAGTTTACTTTCAGCTGTTGGAACATGCCTTCCCGAAACTATGATACCGGTTATTGCTATATTATTTTTCCGTGAAAAAAAACTGGAAGACATAGGCATCGGTGCTATAGTGGGGGCACCGTTTATGCTCACTACTCTGGCATTCTTTATAACAGGGCTAAGTGTTTTGATATTTTGGTCAAAAAGAAAAAAAGGCTTGGTCATGAACATAAACAGTGAAATTCTATGCCGGGATATGAGCTTTTTCATAACCTCATATACTCTCGGTATTTTAGCAGCCTTTATAGGAATAAAGGCATTAAAAGATATAATTGCTTTATCTCTAATTGCCATGTACGCTTATTATGTATATCTTACCGTCAAACAGGATAAAGTTTATCATACACCTTTAGACAAACTTTATATTTCGAAAATATTCCATGTCAAAACAAGGTTTCGTGTTGTTATGCTCCAGGTTTTTCTGGCCCTTTTGGGAATTGTTGTCGGAGCCCATATATTTGTCATTAAAATAGAGGCAATTTCAGCATTGCTGGGCATTCCGGCCATCATTCTGTCCCTTGTAATAACTCCAATAGCTACCGAACTGCCGGAAAAGTTCAACAGTATAATATGGGTGAGAAAGAGCCGGGATGCCCTGGCAATGGGTAATATTACCGGGGCTATGGTGTTTCAGAGCTGTATACCGGTTTCAATAGGAATTTTAGCTACCGATTGGAGATTGGATTTCAACGGTGTTGTTAGCGCTTTGATAGCAGTTCTTTCAGCATCTATAGTGTATTTTTGGATTGAAAACAAAAAAAGTTTGAATCCCATACCATTGATTATGGGCGGGTTCTTTTATTTGATTTTTATTATATTGCTTTCAGGCCATATCTAA
- a CDS encoding glutaredoxin family protein yields the protein MTVKVYSTPTCPWCTKAKEYLKSKNVDFEDIDVSKDLNAAAEMIRKSGQRGVPVLDIDGNIIVGFDQRAIDRLIN from the coding sequence ATGACGGTAAAAGTATATTCGACACCTACATGTCCTTGGTGTACCAAGGCAAAGGAATATTTGAAATCGAAAAATGTGGATTTTGAGGATATAGATGTATCAAAGGACCTTAATGCAGCAGCAGAGATGATTCGAAAGTCGGGACAAAGAGGAGTGCCGGTTTTAGATATAGATGGCAATATCATAGTGGGATTTGACCAAAGAGCAATTGACAGACTTATCAATTAA
- a CDS encoding YegS/Rv2252/BmrU family lipid kinase, with amino-acid sequence MEKAILVYNPLSGDRSIANRIDHIIGRFQKEGILLQPFRITENESNDLKSVLKQNKYKYIIASGGDGTLNYASNFILKLGLSVPLGVIPSGTCNDFASMLNISSDLDENIDTILAGKTVKVDVGLINNKDYFLSSCAGGVFVDVSYSTNNDLKKNFGPFAYYLKALGEVANLKSVRLKVETENTVIEEEAFMFVIINGKHVGGFDNILKNADYSDGMMDIIVVKCCKHINLASIFFKVLSNESINSKHVITLKAKSCEITADRELVLSVDGEKGPSLPVKVEFIRQALDVFVP; translated from the coding sequence ATGGAAAAGGCTATTTTAGTTTATAATCCTTTGTCAGGGGATAGAAGTATAGCTAACAGAATTGATCATATAATAGGCAGATTCCAAAAAGAAGGTATATTGCTCCAGCCCTTCAGAATAACCGAAAATGAAAGCAATGATCTTAAAAGTGTATTGAAGCAAAATAAATACAAGTATATTATTGCATCCGGAGGAGACGGTACATTGAATTATGCAAGCAATTTTATACTGAAACTGGGGCTGTCGGTTCCATTGGGAGTAATTCCTTCAGGGACATGCAACGATTTTGCTTCAATGCTCAATATTTCTTCCGATTTGGATGAGAACATCGATACAATACTGGCCGGCAAAACTGTTAAAGTGGACGTTGGCCTAATTAATAACAAAGACTACTTTTTAAGTTCATGTGCCGGCGGTGTATTTGTGGATGTATCTTACAGTACCAACAACGACCTTAAAAAAAATTTCGGACCTTTTGCTTACTATTTGAAAGCCCTTGGCGAAGTTGCAAATTTGAAATCGGTGAGGCTAAAGGTGGAGACGGAAAATACCGTTATCGAAGAAGAGGCTTTCATGTTTGTAATAATAAACGGAAAGCATGTTGGGGGATTCGATAATATTTTGAAGAATGCCGACTATTCCGATGGCATGATGGATATTATAGTTGTAAAATGCTGCAAACATATAAATTTAGCCAGCATATTCTTCAAAGTGTTAAGTAATGAATCAATCAACAGCAAGCATGTAATTACACTGAAAGCCAAGTCTTGTGAAATTACAGCTGACAGAGAACTGGTGCTTAGTGTTGACGGTGAAAAGGGACCCAGCTTGCCGGTAAAAGTGGAATTTATTAGACAAGCCCTGGATGTTTTTGTACCATAA
- a CDS encoding potassium channel family protein has protein sequence MQIIVIGCGKVGSRFAQVLSEEGHDVVVVDRDSNSFKILDPEFNGITITGVPIDQDVLKKAGIETADVLAALTPDDNINIMVCQVAKEIFKVPKVIARIFDPAREQVFHEFGLTTICPTKMTVEVIKSMVVSEPATSLQTIGNTTVVYNYVKVQSSYFKKKLSSVKPKDNSFIFGIIHNGSFYFSNEDVTINEGDTLVIAQKKN, from the coding sequence ATGCAAATTATTGTTATCGGGTGCGGCAAGGTTGGATCAAGATTCGCACAGGTGTTGTCGGAGGAAGGCCATGATGTGGTTGTTGTGGACAGAGATAGCAACTCTTTTAAAATTCTTGACCCGGAATTCAACGGTATAACCATAACTGGAGTGCCCATTGACCAGGATGTCCTGAAAAAAGCCGGAATTGAGACAGCTGATGTTTTGGCTGCCCTTACTCCTGACGATAACATCAATATTATGGTATGTCAGGTGGCAAAGGAAATTTTCAAGGTGCCGAAGGTAATAGCAAGGATATTCGATCCTGCCCGCGAACAAGTATTCCATGAATTTGGACTTACAACCATATGTCCCACCAAAATGACGGTTGAAGTTATAAAATCCATGGTTGTCAGTGAACCTGCCACTTCATTGCAAACCATAGGCAATACCACTGTGGTTTATAATTATGTCAAGGTGCAGAGTTCTTATTTCAAAAAAAAATTAAGTTCAGTGAAGCCTAAGGACAATTCTTTTATTTTCGGAATCATTCATAACGGCAGCTTTTACTTTTCCAATGAAGATGTCACCATAAATGAGGGAGATACTTTAGTTATAGCACAGAAAAAAAATTAA